A genomic segment from Peribacillus sp. ACCC06369 encodes:
- a CDS encoding AarF/ABC1/UbiB kinase family protein produces the protein MFRKRLKHAHRYQEIINAFLKNGFGYFIYRLGLSESKAGSKLQPDENLNLRSIGERLHKILQSLGPTFIKLGQIASTRRDFVPDEIVRELEKLQDQVTPFPFDKVRKIVEAELGDSLENIFLEFNETPLATASIGQVHMARLPSQEVVAIKVQRPDILPTVETDLEILDDLARLMEARISWARRYQIRKMIDEFAKSLRAELDYNSEGRNGERIAKQFIDDQGFKVPRIHWEFSTKRVLTMDFIQGIKINHYKQLDDEGYDRRQIAERLANSMLQQILIDGFYHGDPHPGNIIILPGNVVALMDFGMVGRLEEETKYQFASLVINLKRGSTNGLIKTLSDMGLLTDEIDMAPLRGDIDELRNKYYDIPLSQISLGGAVNDLFTVANRHQVQIPPEFTMLGKALLTMEAIVEGLDPNFSIMKAAEPFGERLFKERYNPKNIAKNAWNQFIESAEAIAELPKDIKEVTGIIKKGKLRLDINIPELQVFLHKLDQISNRLSFSIILLAFSIIMVGLIIGSAIGGETLILWKIPVIEIGFVVATLMFLLMLYTIFRSGKM, from the coding sequence ATGTTTCGCAAGCGACTGAAACACGCACATCGTTACCAGGAAATCATTAATGCCTTCTTGAAAAATGGTTTCGGTTACTTCATCTATCGCCTGGGATTATCCGAGAGCAAAGCGGGATCGAAACTCCAACCCGATGAAAACCTGAACCTCCGCTCAATCGGAGAGCGGCTGCATAAGATATTACAAAGCTTGGGACCAACATTCATTAAACTTGGTCAGATTGCAAGCACCAGGCGTGATTTCGTTCCCGACGAAATCGTCCGCGAACTTGAAAAGCTACAGGACCAGGTGACCCCCTTTCCATTTGATAAGGTTCGCAAAATTGTCGAAGCCGAATTGGGTGATTCTTTGGAAAACATTTTTCTTGAATTTAATGAAACCCCTCTGGCAACCGCTTCAATTGGACAGGTCCATATGGCACGCCTTCCTTCACAGGAAGTCGTAGCAATCAAAGTGCAGCGGCCCGATATTCTGCCGACAGTGGAAACGGATTTGGAAATTCTCGATGATTTGGCAAGACTTATGGAAGCTCGCATATCTTGGGCAAGACGCTATCAAATCAGAAAAATGATTGATGAATTCGCTAAATCACTCCGCGCAGAACTCGATTATAACTCCGAGGGTCGAAACGGGGAAAGAATTGCCAAGCAGTTCATCGATGATCAAGGGTTTAAGGTACCAAGGATCCATTGGGAGTTTTCCACAAAAAGGGTCCTGACGATGGATTTCATTCAGGGAATTAAGATCAACCATTATAAACAGCTTGATGATGAAGGTTATGATCGCCGGCAAATCGCGGAAAGATTAGCGAACTCCATGCTTCAGCAAATATTGATCGATGGCTTTTACCACGGCGATCCCCATCCTGGCAATATCATCATTTTGCCGGGAAATGTCGTCGCACTCATGGATTTCGGAATGGTGGGACGTCTGGAGGAGGAAACGAAGTATCAGTTCGCCTCGCTAGTCATCAACCTGAAACGCGGAAGCACCAATGGATTGATCAAGACACTTTCAGATATGGGCCTCCTGACGGACGAAATCGATATGGCCCCATTAAGGGGGGATATTGATGAGCTGCGAAATAAATATTATGATATTCCATTGAGCCAAATCAGTTTAGGCGGAGCAGTCAATGACCTGTTCACTGTTGCCAATCGGCATCAAGTCCAAATCCCTCCCGAATTCACGATGCTCGGCAAGGCTCTGCTTACCATGGAGGCCATTGTCGAAGGGTTGGATCCGAATTTCAGCATCATGAAGGCAGCTGAACCTTTTGGGGAGAGGCTTTTTAAGGAACGCTACAATCCAAAAAACATTGCGAAAAATGCCTGGAATCAATTCATCGAGTCTGCTGAAGCCATTGCCGAACTGCCCAAGGATATCAAGGAAGTGACAGGTATCATTAAAAAAGGGAAATTGCGGCTCGATATCAACATTCCCGAACTTCAAGTATTTTTACATAAGCTTGATCAAATCTCGAACCGGCTGTCGTTCAGTATTATCCTGCTTGCATTCAGTATAATCATGGTCGGTCTCATTATCGGCTCTGCAATAGGCGGGGAAACCTTGATCCTATGGAAAATACCGGTTATCGAGATTGGATTTGTCGTTGCAACCCTGATGTTCTTACTTATGCTCTACACCATTTTCAGATCCGGAAAAATGTAA
- a CDS encoding Lrp/AsnC family transcriptional regulator, with the protein MDEIDVRLLELLQMNGRITISELSKKLALSRPSISERMYRLQEKGIIEGFSARVSPLAIGRGVLVFIQVSELKVAVSDFEQLVKNDLDIIECHRVTGTVGYFLKAALADMDSMRLLIDRLIPYGHLNTSIVLTSPVPSRSILPRVNEMEDHGAKS; encoded by the coding sequence ATGGATGAAATAGATGTCAGGTTACTGGAACTTTTACAAATGAATGGACGCATTACGATTAGTGAACTATCGAAGAAATTGGCTCTCAGTCGACCAAGCATTTCTGAACGTATGTATCGCCTGCAAGAAAAGGGGATCATTGAGGGTTTCAGCGCAAGGGTTTCACCATTGGCAATAGGCAGAGGTGTACTTGTGTTCATTCAAGTCAGTGAACTTAAGGTTGCTGTTTCCGATTTTGAGCAATTAGTGAAAAATGATTTAGACATTATCGAATGCCATCGTGTAACAGGAACAGTTGGATATTTTTTGAAAGCGGCTTTAGCTGATATGGACAGCATGAGATTACTAATAGATCGATTAATACCTTATGGACATCTGAATACTTCCATAGTTTTGACATCTCCGGTACCTTCCCGCTCCATTCTTCCAAGGGTCAATGAAATGGAGGATCATGGTGCGAAATCATAG
- a CDS encoding TIGR00266 family protein has product MNNHEIDFKLYGDDMQFVEVELDPQETVIAEAGSLMMMEDQIKMETIFGDGSSNGDSGMMGKLFGAGKRLLTGESLFMTAFTNEGRDKKHVSFASPYPGKIIPMDLSELGGKIICQKDAFLAAAKGVSVGIEFQRKIGAGFFGGEGFIMQKLEGDGMTFVHAGGTIHKKELAAGEILRVDTGCLVAMTSGVDYNIETVKGVKTALFGGEGLFFATLKGPGTVWVQSLPFSRLASRVFAAAPQNGGSSEEGSVAKGLFNLFNDK; this is encoded by the coding sequence TTGAATAATCATGAAATAGATTTTAAGTTATATGGAGATGACATGCAGTTTGTTGAAGTGGAATTGGATCCTCAGGAAACCGTGATTGCCGAAGCTGGAAGTTTAATGATGATGGAAGATCAAATCAAGATGGAAACCATCTTTGGTGATGGGTCTTCAAATGGTGACAGCGGAATGATGGGTAAGCTATTCGGTGCCGGGAAACGGCTCCTTACTGGTGAGAGTCTTTTCATGACGGCTTTTACGAATGAAGGACGAGATAAAAAACACGTTTCATTCGCCTCGCCTTATCCAGGTAAAATCATTCCGATGGATTTAAGCGAGCTCGGCGGGAAAATCATTTGTCAAAAAGACGCTTTCCTGGCGGCAGCAAAAGGCGTTTCGGTCGGAATAGAGTTTCAGAGAAAAATAGGGGCAGGCTTCTTTGGCGGTGAAGGCTTCATCATGCAAAAACTAGAAGGGGATGGAATGACCTTCGTTCATGCCGGTGGCACGATCCATAAAAAAGAATTGGCTGCAGGAGAGATCTTACGTGTGGATACAGGATGTTTGGTAGCAATGACCAGCGGGGTAGATTATAATATTGAAACTGTAAAAGGCGTGAAAACCGCTTTATTCGGAGGCGAAGGTTTATTCTTTGCAACATTAAAAGGACCCGGAACCGTTTGGGTGCAATCTTTGCCATTCAGCCGGCTTGCCAGCCGTGTATTTGCTGCAGCGCCGCAAAATGGAGGATCATCCGAAGAAGGCAGCGTAGCTAAAGGCTTATTCAATTTATTCAACGATAAATAA
- the lpdA gene encoding dihydrolipoyl dehydrogenase: MVVGEVAVETDIIIMGGGPGGYAAAIRLGQLGKSVVLVERDRLGGVCLNRGCIPSKALIHAANQYQRLNDLGKMGIRLSQERTTMDLGIWQDWKEGITSQLNQGIAHLCKENGVTVVKGQATFLSDDRIGVETDGDFETYKFEQAIIATGSRPYIPSFIKVDGEYILDSTASLLLQEVPSSLSIIGGGYIGIELGMAFAKLGTKVTIIEMASRILPQVAENLVKEVTRNAKKLGMNIKTSSKVEKASVVDGHVHLQISSKKQGSEVVVSEKTLVTIGRIPNTEEIGLNRAGVTVGEKGYIAVDMECRTNVPHIFAIGDITPGPALAHRASKQGIVAAEVIGGLPSAIDSPYVPYVIFSEPQIAGVGLSREEAEQQGYSVKTGKFPFSANGRALAMDETEGFAEVIVDAESHILLGMHMVCADASNLIGEGVLALELAARVEDIALSVHPHPTLAEGWMEAAEAVLGHAIHIVNK; encoded by the coding sequence ATGGTAGTAGGGGAAGTTGCTGTAGAGACGGATATTATCATCATGGGGGGAGGTCCGGGGGGATATGCTGCGGCTATCCGTCTCGGACAGTTAGGGAAATCGGTCGTGCTGGTTGAAAGGGATAGGCTGGGCGGGGTTTGCCTAAATCGGGGCTGTATTCCTTCGAAGGCTTTAATTCACGCAGCTAATCAGTACCAAAGGCTTAACGATTTAGGGAAAATGGGTATCAGACTTTCTCAAGAAAGAACCACAATGGACTTGGGAATTTGGCAGGATTGGAAAGAGGGCATCACTTCCCAGTTGAACCAAGGTATTGCCCATTTGTGTAAAGAAAATGGAGTGACGGTGGTTAAAGGTCAAGCAACCTTTTTATCTGATGACCGCATCGGAGTCGAAACCGATGGCGATTTTGAAACCTACAAGTTTGAACAGGCAATTATTGCGACGGGGTCCAGACCTTACATTCCATCATTCATTAAGGTCGATGGAGAATATATTTTGGATTCAACAGCATCTTTGCTGCTGCAGGAAGTCCCATCCAGCTTGTCGATCATCGGCGGAGGCTATATCGGAATCGAATTGGGTATGGCCTTTGCCAAGTTAGGTACTAAAGTGACCATCATTGAGATGGCTAGCCGCATTCTCCCCCAGGTTGCCGAAAACCTGGTCAAGGAAGTTACCCGTAATGCCAAGAAGCTGGGGATGAACATTAAAACATCCTCGAAGGTAGAAAAGGCGAGTGTAGTGGATGGTCATGTACACCTTCAGATTTCCTCGAAAAAACAGGGGTCGGAAGTGGTCGTGAGCGAAAAGACCCTGGTTACGATTGGCAGGATTCCTAACACTGAAGAGATTGGCCTGAATCGGGCTGGCGTTACGGTTGGCGAAAAAGGCTATATAGCTGTAGATATGGAATGCCGTACAAATGTGCCGCATATCTTTGCCATCGGAGACATTACACCTGGTCCAGCTCTTGCCCATCGAGCGTCCAAACAGGGAATCGTGGCAGCTGAAGTAATAGGGGGGTTGCCAAGTGCGATTGACTCTCCTTATGTCCCCTATGTGATTTTCTCGGAACCACAAATAGCAGGGGTTGGTTTAAGCCGTGAAGAAGCTGAACAACAGGGATACAGCGTCAAGACCGGGAAATTCCCATTCAGTGCCAACGGAAGGGCACTTGCAATGGATGAAACAGAGGGATTTGCTGAAGTGATCGTGGATGCAGAAAGCCACATATTGCTTGGGATGCATATGGTTTGTGCAGATGCTTCCAACCTTATAGGTGAAGGGGTCCTCGCCCTTGAGCTGGCGGCTCGGGTCGAAGATATAGCCCTCAGCGTGCACCCTCATCCAACCTTGGCTGAGGGATGGATGGAAGCGGCGGAGGCAGTTTTGGGACATGCGATTCACATTGTAAATAAATAG
- a CDS encoding dihydrolipoamide acetyltransferase family protein, giving the protein MLEFKLPDVGEGMHEGEIIQWLIKEGDAVTQDQPIVEVQTDKVNAELTAPAAGVVKKIFFSEGDIVEVGTTIFTIQVENGMPAPETDMGEEEIQAAQSGDVKVNAGHITSKPHLEAVRVLATPFVRQMAREMKIDIEQVKGSGPAGRITESDLKQFKENHSITRENVYNNDNKILQDKATMKNADRAKRLENEWEERILLKGIRKKIAEHMVKSVSTIPHVTHVDELEMDRLKEFKNQLKAYSDVKDIKLTFLPFFVKAIVIALKEFKTLNASIDEKTNEIILKNYYHIGIATNTKEGLIVPVIKHADQKTIFQLADEIRKLATQAREGKLSIDQITGSTFTISNVGPIGGLHATPIINYPEAAILALHKMEHRMVVRDLEGVIRLMMNMSLSFDHRLIDGVTAVHFTNRIKELLENPIRLVVEMR; this is encoded by the coding sequence ATGTTGGAATTCAAACTTCCTGATGTAGGGGAAGGGATGCATGAAGGTGAAATTATCCAATGGCTCATCAAAGAAGGGGATGCGGTAACACAGGACCAACCCATTGTTGAAGTGCAAACGGATAAAGTCAATGCGGAGTTGACTGCTCCCGCAGCGGGAGTGGTCAAGAAGATATTTTTTTCCGAAGGGGATATAGTGGAAGTGGGAACCACCATATTCACCATTCAAGTAGAAAACGGTATGCCTGCTCCGGAAACAGACATGGGTGAAGAAGAAATCCAGGCCGCGCAATCAGGTGATGTAAAAGTAAATGCAGGACATATAACAAGCAAGCCGCATCTTGAGGCAGTGCGTGTGTTGGCTACCCCATTCGTGCGTCAAATGGCGAGGGAAATGAAGATTGATATCGAGCAGGTTAAGGGCTCCGGTCCTGCAGGGCGAATTACCGAAAGTGACTTGAAGCAGTTTAAAGAAAATCATTCGATTACACGGGAAAATGTCTATAATAACGATAACAAGATTCTTCAAGATAAGGCCACAATGAAGAATGCCGACAGGGCAAAGAGATTGGAAAATGAGTGGGAAGAGCGGATTCTGCTTAAGGGCATTCGTAAAAAAATCGCTGAACATATGGTAAAGTCGGTTTCGACCATTCCTCATGTAACCCATGTAGATGAATTGGAAATGGACCGATTGAAGGAATTTAAAAATCAATTAAAGGCGTATTCCGATGTTAAGGATATTAAATTGACTTTTTTACCATTTTTCGTTAAAGCGATTGTCATTGCCTTAAAGGAGTTTAAAACTTTAAACGCTTCAATTGATGAAAAGACCAATGAAATCATCCTGAAAAATTATTATCATATTGGGATTGCAACAAATACAAAAGAGGGTCTCATTGTTCCTGTCATAAAACATGCAGATCAAAAAACCATTTTCCAACTGGCTGATGAAATCAGGAAATTGGCAACCCAAGCCAGGGAAGGGAAGTTGAGCATAGATCAAATCACAGGCAGCACATTTACCATAAGCAATGTTGGACCGATCGGAGGGTTGCATGCCACCCCGATCATTAACTATCCGGAAGCGGCAATATTGGCGTTGCATAAAATGGAACACCGCATGGTCGTTCGCGATTTGGAAGGTGTTATCCGTTTAATGATGAATATGTCTTTATCTTTCGATCATCGTTTAATTGATGGTGTAACAGCGGTACATTTTACAAACAGGATCAAGGAACTGCTGGAAAATCCAATTCGTTTAGTTGTGGAGATGAGATAA
- a CDS encoding Lrp/AsnC family transcriptional regulator — translation MKIDEKDQSILAELRLNSRISMMELAKKVNLSAPTVTERVRQMESFGIIKGYVAEIDHKKIGFPIECIVEATIKNGEYEKFKKYISKLPNVDFCYRIAGQACFMLKIHSESLEEVEEFINRTIPFAATVTHVILSQVELE, via the coding sequence ATGAAAATAGATGAAAAAGACCAAAGCATCCTTGCTGAATTAAGGTTGAATAGCCGGATTTCCATGATGGAGTTGGCAAAGAAAGTAAACCTCTCCGCCCCTACCGTTACAGAACGGGTACGGCAAATGGAGTCATTCGGGATCATTAAAGGGTATGTTGCCGAGATTGATCATAAAAAGATCGGTTTTCCTATTGAGTGCATCGTGGAAGCAACGATAAAAAATGGGGAATATGAGAAATTCAAAAAGTATATCTCCAAGCTACCGAATGTTGACTTTTGTTATCGAATTGCCGGGCAGGCTTGCTTTATGCTGAAAATCCACAGTGAGAGCCTTGAAGAAGTGGAGGAATTCATCAATCGGACAATCCCTTTTGCGGCAACCGTTACCCATGTGATCCTTTCACAGGTGGAGCTGGAATAG
- a CDS encoding amino acid permease, whose translation MESNGGSLQKRLLPRHISMMAMGGAIGTGIFKGSSETISLAGPGVIFTYMFAGLLLLVVMGAIAEMAIVYPNTNMKGFIQKAFGKRSSFIIGWMYCFMWLSVCVIEVVVAGSFLQYWLPAIPLWILSLGCAALIIGVNMMNVKHYGEFEFWFAGIKITMIIVFIILGACILFGVIPSGGSNYLQNFTGHGGFFPNGWMSIFSALLIVMFSYGGSELIGVTVTEAKDAERILPKVIKSYIWRVVLFFTLPILIICGLIPWNEISDQASPFVQVLSMSGFQGSAHIMNFILITAVLSAANSGIYGCTRMLHSLAAEGEAPKSFSYVSKNGVPLYSLILSAVVLVVGSMITYVAQDKAFTLLMAFPGFVVSLVWISICLAQLKLRNSYPKAPSFKLWGFPYVTLFAVITLSLICVMFVFSEQNRISIIACLIVLAALISISIFKFKNGDEQETTIIEKESC comes from the coding sequence ATGGAATCAAATGGCGGATCACTGCAAAAGAGATTATTGCCGCGGCATATCAGCATGATGGCAATGGGAGGGGCAATAGGTACTGGAATTTTTAAAGGAAGTTCCGAAACCATATCATTAGCAGGACCAGGAGTCATTTTCACTTATATGTTTGCAGGATTATTACTTCTTGTAGTCATGGGAGCTATAGCGGAAATGGCAATCGTCTATCCAAATACGAATATGAAAGGTTTCATTCAGAAAGCATTTGGAAAGCGAAGTTCCTTCATCATAGGTTGGATGTATTGTTTCATGTGGCTGTCCGTTTGTGTCATTGAGGTAGTGGTGGCAGGCAGCTTCTTGCAGTATTGGCTCCCGGCAATCCCACTATGGATATTAAGTTTAGGGTGTGCTGCTTTGATCATCGGGGTCAACATGATGAATGTTAAACATTATGGCGAATTCGAATTTTGGTTTGCTGGCATTAAAATTACAATGATCATCGTATTCATTATCTTGGGAGCCTGTATTTTATTTGGGGTCATCCCAAGCGGCGGATCAAATTATCTACAAAACTTCACAGGGCACGGAGGGTTTTTCCCAAATGGGTGGATGTCAATCTTTTCAGCATTACTGATCGTCATGTTCTCATATGGCGGCTCTGAGTTAATCGGGGTGACGGTAACGGAAGCGAAGGATGCAGAACGCATTTTACCGAAGGTCATTAAAAGCTATATTTGGAGAGTCGTATTATTTTTCACCTTACCGATCCTTATAATCTGCGGTCTGATTCCTTGGAACGAAATTAGCGACCAGGCAAGTCCATTCGTACAAGTATTATCAATGTCCGGTTTTCAGGGATCTGCACACATCATGAACTTCATTTTAATTACGGCCGTATTATCTGCTGCTAACTCTGGAATATATGGGTGTACTCGGATGCTGCATTCTTTAGCTGCAGAAGGGGAAGCTCCAAAGTCGTTCTCTTATGTATCGAAAAATGGAGTTCCATTGTATAGTTTAATACTAAGTGCCGTTGTATTGGTCGTCGGCTCCATGATTACCTACGTTGCCCAGGACAAGGCATTTACTCTATTAATGGCGTTTCCGGGTTTTGTGGTATCACTTGTATGGATCAGCATCTGTTTAGCGCAGCTAAAACTTCGCAATTCATACCCTAAAGCTCCGAGTTTTAAATTATGGGGCTTTCCATATGTAACATTATTTGCTGTAATCACCTTAAGCTTAATTTGTGTCATGTTCGTGTTTAGTGAACAGAACCGAATCAGTATCATTGCTTGCCTTATTGTGCTGGCTGCATTAATCTCGATTTCGATCTTCAAATTTAAAAATGGGGATGAACAGGAAACGACCATAATCGAAAAGGAATCTTGTTAA
- a CDS encoding catalase family peroxidase: protein MEGTDDFKPELAREAVNVIEDVAGKHPGYRRAHARGYVYEGVFTPNGKASPLTVASHLQDEAVPAIIRFSNSSPIPSHPDAISPVKGMAVKFQLPNGEVSDLITVTIPLFFAKTPEAFVDIAGFFKSAKEGFPNLKELAKILWKYPESKASLQMLKEMRSPASFSTCQYYSIHAFYFINAEGRRQAIKYEWVPDAGLSMLEKKDLAKHSPEYLNEEMEERLKEGPVGFKLNIQIGGENDPTDDPTTAWSEDKQVITIGHLMISKKSEVCKDTLLFDPTNIPEGIECSEDQILHFRHSAYAVSYERRINNQ, encoded by the coding sequence TTGGAGGGAACTGACGACTTTAAACCTGAACTAGCCAGGGAAGCAGTTAATGTGATTGAAGATGTAGCTGGAAAACATCCTGGTTATCGGCGTGCACATGCAAGAGGATATGTTTATGAGGGGGTTTTTACCCCAAATGGAAAAGCGTCCCCATTAACGGTGGCTTCACATCTTCAGGATGAAGCCGTGCCGGCGATCATTCGGTTTTCAAATAGCTCGCCGATTCCAAGCCATCCTGATGCCATTTCCCCTGTAAAGGGCATGGCAGTCAAGTTTCAATTGCCGAATGGAGAGGTATCAGATCTTATTACTGTGACCATTCCGTTATTTTTTGCGAAAACACCAGAAGCGTTTGTTGATATTGCTGGTTTTTTCAAATCTGCCAAAGAAGGTTTCCCCAATCTGAAAGAGCTTGCAAAAATCCTGTGGAAGTACCCTGAAAGCAAGGCAAGCCTGCAAATGCTTAAAGAAATGCGTTCTCCAGCCAGTTTCTCAACGTGTCAATATTACTCCATTCATGCATTCTATTTCATTAACGCGGAAGGAAGGCGGCAGGCCATCAAGTACGAGTGGGTACCTGATGCCGGCCTTAGTATGCTAGAAAAAAAGGATTTGGCCAAGCATTCGCCAGAGTATCTGAATGAAGAAATGGAAGAGAGGCTTAAAGAAGGTCCGGTTGGCTTTAAATTGAACATACAAATAGGAGGGGAAAATGACCCGACTGACGATCCAACCACAGCTTGGTCGGAAGATAAACAGGTAATCACGATTGGGCATTTAATGATCTCCAAAAAATCGGAAGTGTGTAAAGATACTTTATTGTTTGATCCAACCAATATTCCTGAAGGAATCGAGTGCTCGGAAGACCAAATCTTGCATTTTCGCCATAGTGCGTATGCCGTTTCATATGAACGACGGATAAATAACCAATGA
- a CDS encoding glucose 1-dehydrogenase — protein MGFTNKTVIVTGASNGIGKGVAKGYAESGASVVLADLDEREGLLYVEELKSNGHEAMFVKTDVRKEADIRHLMDVTLKTYKTIDILINNAGKASFKSLYDLTIEEWDDMMNTNLRSVFLCSRAAAESMRKNETGGAIINLASTRAIMSEPDSESYAATKGGIKALTHALAASLGKEKITVNSISPGWIETGDYESLRDKDHQQHFSNRVGKPEDIARACLYLTATENDFVTGADLIVDGGMTRKMIYEE, from the coding sequence ATGGGTTTCACTAATAAAACGGTGATTGTAACAGGCGCTTCGAATGGTATAGGGAAAGGCGTGGCAAAAGGATATGCAGAAAGCGGAGCTTCAGTCGTTCTCGCAGATTTGGACGAGCGGGAAGGTCTTCTGTATGTGGAAGAGCTCAAAAGTAATGGTCATGAAGCCATGTTCGTTAAAACGGATGTTCGTAAGGAAGCAGACATCCGACATTTGATGGATGTAACTCTAAAAACATATAAGACCATTGATATATTAATCAATAATGCGGGAAAGGCATCATTCAAATCGCTTTATGATCTGACGATTGAGGAATGGGACGATATGATGAATACGAATTTGCGAAGTGTTTTCCTTTGTTCCCGGGCGGCGGCAGAATCAATGCGAAAAAATGAAACGGGGGGTGCAATCATCAATTTAGCATCAACTAGAGCAATAATGTCTGAGCCGGATTCAGAATCCTATGCAGCGACAAAAGGTGGGATCAAAGCACTGACACATGCACTTGCTGCTTCTTTAGGCAAAGAGAAAATTACGGTCAATTCGATTTCTCCGGGGTGGATTGAAACGGGTGATTATGAATCGCTGAGGGATAAAGATCATCAACAGCATTTTTCCAATCGGGTTGGCAAACCGGAAGATATTGCAAGGGCCTGTCTTTATTTGACGGCAACGGAAAATGATTTCGTTACGGGTGCGGATCTTATCGTCGATGGAGGTATGACAAGAAAAATGATATACGAGGAGTAA
- a CDS encoding carboxymuconolactone decarboxylase family protein — MTRIKKSSLGSSPFQRLFHSEVISHKWSDLSDCVSADGLLSKKLKENVRRVLAYGNGCSYCQAKGIPLKPEETKESYAIAFAEVFLIQREKTEEKFFQVLKEAFSDEEISELLAFICFTTAQQYFGALMDLK, encoded by the coding sequence ATGACAAGAATAAAAAAATCATCGCTTGGATCCAGTCCGTTTCAAAGGTTATTTCATTCAGAAGTTATTTCGCATAAATGGTCGGACCTCTCAGATTGCGTATCTGCAGATGGGTTACTTTCGAAGAAGTTAAAGGAAAACGTCAGAAGGGTGTTGGCATACGGTAATGGCTGTTCATACTGTCAGGCCAAAGGGATTCCATTAAAGCCGGAAGAAACGAAAGAAAGCTATGCAATCGCCTTTGCGGAAGTATTCCTCATTCAACGTGAAAAAACGGAGGAAAAGTTTTTCCAAGTATTGAAGGAGGCATTCAGTGATGAAGAGATTTCTGAACTATTGGCATTCATTTGTTTTACAACGGCCCAGCAATATTTCGGTGCTTTGATGGATTTAAAATAA
- the hisC gene encoding histidinol-phosphate transaminase, protein MTYTKIPVRKNIEDISPYVSGKPIEEVQRELGLETIVKLASNENPFGCSTLAKEAMIIEMEQTSFYPEGMAPSLTEKLARKLNIDQDHIILGNGSDEVIRLLTRTYIQQNDEVIMADVTFPRYETNVVIDGGTSIKIPLINGAHDLQGMYDAITEKTRMIFVCNPNNPTGTIVQKEKLRSFIEKVPKHILLIVDEAYYEYVDDAEYLETLPLLNNHLNLVILRTFSKIYGLAALRIGYGLMDASIIQELVKVKEPFNTNRLAQAAAFASLDDHTFVEQCARKNAEGRRYLENELREMGLAFFPSHANFLMVKLNHPGRDVFEKLLIQGVIIRSGHLLGYENTIRVTIGTPLENERFITSLQHVINKISTT, encoded by the coding sequence TTGACCTATACGAAAATCCCGGTTCGAAAAAACATCGAAGACATCAGCCCATATGTTTCCGGTAAGCCAATAGAAGAAGTGCAACGCGAACTAGGACTTGAAACGATCGTTAAATTGGCATCCAATGAGAATCCATTCGGTTGCTCAACTCTGGCAAAAGAAGCCATGATTATCGAAATGGAGCAAACCTCCTTTTATCCTGAAGGTATGGCACCGTCATTAACTGAGAAGTTGGCAAGGAAATTGAATATCGATCAAGACCATATCATCTTAGGCAATGGATCTGATGAGGTAATACGTTTGTTAACAAGAACCTACATTCAACAAAATGATGAAGTCATCATGGCTGATGTTACTTTCCCTCGCTATGAAACGAATGTAGTGATAGATGGCGGCACATCTATAAAGATACCTCTTATTAATGGTGCACATGACCTGCAGGGTATGTACGATGCCATAACTGAAAAGACAAGAATGATATTTGTCTGTAATCCCAATAATCCGACAGGAACGATCGTTCAAAAAGAAAAGTTAAGATCTTTTATCGAGAAGGTGCCGAAACATATTTTACTGATCGTTGATGAAGCCTATTATGAGTATGTCGACGATGCAGAATATTTAGAAACTTTGCCACTGCTAAATAATCATTTAAATCTGGTCATCTTACGCACTTTTTCAAAGATTTATGGATTGGCTGCATTAAGGATTGGATATGGTTTAATGGATGCTTCCATCATACAAGAGCTAGTTAAAGTGAAAGAACCCTTCAATACGAATCGTTTAGCACAGGCTGCGGCCTTCGCTTCCCTCGACGACCATACATTTGTAGAGCAATGCGCCCGTAAAAATGCAGAAGGAAGAAGATATTTAGAAAACGAACTACGCGAGATGGGATTAGCTTTCTTCCCTTCACATGCCAACTTCTTGATGGTCAAACTGAACCATCCTGGCAGGGACGTTTTTGAGAAGCTATTAATTCAAGGTGTCATCATCCGTTCCGGTCATTTGTTAGGCTATGAAAATACTATCCGCGTGACCATCGGCACCCCACTTGAAAATGAAAGATTCATAACCTCCTTACAACATGTAATCAATAAAATATCCACTACTTGA